The genomic window TTGATAGTTAAGAATTGTTAAATGATTtgatatatttaactaaattatcatttaacggctttcaattatcaacttcacgtaaagttaattgcacctgagttttcaccgatAAAAATACAATTAGGTAAAGTATAATTTTTGTCCATAacatttgtaattttttaaaaaaatactctcATCATTTAATTGTATATAATTTTATCCCTAACGTTTTTTGTTGGTGTAACAAAATTATCCCTTGATGTTAATTTCACGTGAAATGTTGGGATAAAATTAAAGACATTTAtagttttgaaataaataaaaaatgttaaggaCACAATTGAATGAATTGAAAATATTAGGAGAATaacattaaataaaattaaatattagggatatttttaaaaaaatttgtaatCTTAAAANNNNNNNNNNNNNNNNNNNNNNNNNNNNNNNNNNNNNNNNNNNNNNNNNNNNNNNNNNNNNNNNNNNNNNNNNNNNNNNNNNNNNNNNNNNNNNNNNNNNNNNNNNNNNNNNNNNNNNNNNNNNNNNNNNNNNNNNNNNNNNNNNNNNNNNNNNNNNNNNNNNNNNNNNNNNNNNNNNNNNNNNNNNNNNNNNNNNNNNNNNNNNNNNNNNNNNNNNNNNNNNNNNNNNNNNNNNNNNNNNNNNNNNNNNNNNNNNNNNNNNNNNNNNNNNNNNNNNNNNNNNNNNNNNNNNNNNNNNNNNNNNNNNNNNNNNNNNNNNNNNNNNNNNNNNNNNNNNNNNNNNNNNNNNNNNNNNNNNNNNNNNNNNNNNNNNNNNNNNNNNNNNNNNNNNNNNNNNNNNNNNNNNNNNNNNNNNNNNNNNNNNNNNNNNNNNNNNNNNNNNNNNNNNNNNNNNNNNNNNNNNNNNNNNNNNNNNNNNNNNNNNNNNNNNNNNNNNNNNNNNNNNNNNNNNNNNNNNNNNNNNNNNNNNNNNNNNNNNNNNNNNNNNNNNNNNNNNNNNNNNNNNNNNNNNNNNNNNNNNNNNNNNNNNNNNNNNNNNNNNNNNNNNNNNNNNNNNNNNNNNNNNNNNNNNNNNNNNNNNNNNNNNNNNNNNNNNNNNNNNNNNNNNNNNNNNNNNNNNNNNNNNNNNNNNNNNNNNNNNNNNNNNNNNNNNNNNNNNNNNNNNNNNNNNNNNNNNNNNNNNNNNNNNNNNNNNNNNNNNNNNNNNNNNNNNNNNNNNNNNNNNNNNNNNNNNNNNNNNNNNNNNNNNNNNNNNNNNNNNNNNNNNNNNNNNNNNNNNNNNNNNNNNNNNNNNNNNNNNNNNNNNNNNNNNNNNNNNNNNNNNNNNNNNNNNNNNNNNNNNNNNNNNNNNNNNNNNNNNNATACAATAAAAAATGTAATTAACTAAGCAAGTATTCTCAACTTGTTATTACTATGTTGGTCTTCTTGTCTAcctatttattcattaaataaagTTTAATATCTTCTAACATAAATATTATTAAGTTTTCTCTTACCTTTTTAAAATCTCAACGATATTAAGTATTTCACCTATACTTAATATTGGaacaatattaaaattatttaaaatcttttaagatAATAATAtgctattttaaaatttaaaaaaaaaactgagaCTTCACTTAAAtattaatagttaataattaaaatattaattgatctctttctataatttcttctaacaattttttttttgttacgttGCAGAGAATTTAAACTCTTGAATTTGCTTGATTTCTCTAGTAAAAGAAAACGTATGTCAGTGATTGTGAGAGATGAAGAAGGAAACATTATTCTTATGTGTAAGGGGGCTGACAGGTTAGCTTATAGAGCATGTTATGCATGTTATTCCTTTCTAATATTATTCTTTTAGTGGTGATGACATGAATTGTTTTATGTAGTATCATATTTGACCGTTTGGCAAAGAATGGAAAAAAGTATTTGGAGTCTACAACTAGACATTTAAATGAATATGGAGAAGCCGGGTTGCGAACACTAGCCTTGTCTTATAAAAGGCTTGATGAGGAAGAATACTCTGCTTGGAACAATGAGTTTCAGAAGGCCAAAACTTCTGTTGGCGTTGATAGAGAAGCAACACTTGAGCGCGTTTCAGAGATGATGGAAAAAGACTTGATTCTTGTTGGAGCTACGGCTGTGGAAGATAAGCTCCAAAAAGGGGTACTAATTCAATACTCATTCAAATTATCTAAAATATTCTagaaacctaattgaaaattttgcaatattataaggaccaacagagtaattaaactttttgaaaataggaTAAAACAATATATTAAGAATAAAACATAAATGATAGAGACACAAAAATTagtgttcttatattttgtttggtgataaactaaaacaaattatagaaatccaatttattctcatattttttcattcaaaaatttaaaaagaaaaatataataataaaaatataattataagaaattaagaaaaataataaaaaaaaaataaattgtgtttcttgtttgttttTGTGTCCTTTGATGATACAAAATATACTAACTCAATATCTTTAGACACgatatttatgtttatgtctcATCTGTTTAACACGATTTTATGTGTCTGTGTCTCTGTTTTAATGTTCTGTTCCTATAAATAAATGTAACCAAGTAATTGATTTGATAGTTGAtttttaatatactaaaattataatatatatttgcTTCAAATCCAAGTTCaagcttttttgttttaatttcttagGTTCCCCAGTGCATTGACAAACTTGCCCAGGCGGGCCTTAAGATCTGGGTATTGACAGGGGATAAAATGGAAACAGCAATCAACATTGGATTTGCATGCAGTTTGCTACGACAGGGCATGAAGCAGATCTGTATAACTATTCCAAATTTAGATGCAATGCCGGCCAGTGATAGCACCAAAGAGGTACCTTagctttattttttttgtttccaaTTTAGATAAAGAGTTTTAATTTGGTCTCTTTTTAAGGGACTTAAGGGTTTCATCTGATGAAGATAGGCCTAGTTCTTTAATTTGACGCACGCAGGCCATCAAAGATAACATTTTGAACCAAATTACGAATGCATCACAAATGATAAAGCTAGAGAAGGATCCTCATGCTGCATTTGCATTAATTATTGATGGAAAAACTTTGACCTATGCTTTAGAAGATGATATGAAGCGCCTATTCCTTGCATTGGCCGTTGATTGTGCATCAGTCATATGCTGTCGTGTCTCTCCCAAGCAAAAGGCATTGGTATGTATGTACCTAAATTCATTTAATctcttattttaataaattaattaaagtcATTACTTAATTAATTTCATAAGCTTTGGTCATCAGGTAACAAGGTTAGTGAAAGAAGGAACCAAGAAGACCACACTAGCAATAGGTGATGGTGCAAATGATGTTGGCATGATTCAAGAAGCAGATATTGGTGTTGGAATCAGTGGGGTTGAAGGGATGCAGGTTAATTATAATAACTTTAAACGCTTCAAAATATTGTTCAATATTCAGTGTAACATGTTCTCTCATTCTACAAATCTAAGACCTAAgacaaaaaataaatatcaaactTCTTGGCTCATATAACTTGATTTCAGGCGGTGATGGCTAGTGACTTCGCTATTGCTCAGTTTCGGTTTTTAGAGAGACTTCTCGTGGTCCATGGACATTGGTGTTATAAGAGAATTgcacaaatggtaatttattaaCATTCAatttcatcattattctcacaaaTCTGAACTAACTTGTTAATTGTTATGCAGATATGTTATTTCTTCTACAAGAACATAGCATTTGGACTAACCATATTCTATTTTGAGGCCTTCACAAGCTTCTCTGGTCAATCAGTTTATGATGACTGGTACATGATATTGTTCAACGTTGTTCTAACATCCTTGCCTGTCATTTCACTTGGAGTTTTAGAACAAGATGTTCCATCAGAAGTTTGCTTACAGGTTTATCTAtcttttctgaaatttttttcaCAAATGATTTTTTCCTAAAAAAGTAGTATGTTAAGTAAAAACATGCAAATGTTAATATGCTAAAAAAAATTGcgtagaaaaaattttaaaaactaagatTACCACTCAATATTACAACCaacatttaatataaaaaaataacatttgaaatattaaaaataaaaatatctaaaatataattaGAAGAAACAtacatcaaaatttaaaatcaataaaaGCTCATCTTTAGTTTATACAAAATTTGTTTAGAAATCTGTTATAATATTGAATAAAATGGATTATTATAGTAtggtaaaaatttatatatagttGTCTTGAATactgttaaataatttaatatgttCGACTAAATTATTATCAACGTCttttaactatcaatttcatATGAATAATATGAAGACAACTGCATGGATCGATTCACTTTATAGTATTGTTTTTTGAAGTTATTCTTTACTAAAAGTAAAATTCTTGGGATcagtaatttttagtattttttgtcaTCATTTGGCGAgaataaatactaaattatcattttattaatttatgtgtacAAATTCTAAAAAACGTGGATACAATTTATATTGATATATGAGTATAAAATATATTGATTTATGTGTGTAAAACTCTAATAAATATAGATGTAAAGTATATACTTTTTTGTGTACAAAATATCTGAAAATATAAGTGCAAATTATTGTTGGCTAAGTATTgataaaaaaatgataatatttggctaccaaaaatgataatatttgttCACCATGTAGTTTTGCTCATACTAAAATTTTACTTTATATTGTACTAAAATTTCAAATTCATTGATGAGAATACCTTAACCATTTAGGCCAGTGTAAATAAACAGTTTAAttaaactctttttaaaaaaataatttaaataataaataattatattaaacatattttataaataagttattttatatttagatttttaattttaaaagtacttattttaaaagaaatatgataaaaaaaatttattataaaaaaattgtttaattttaaaaattataccaaacattaatactactaatttttataaataaaaaattgaaacttCCAAACAtgcccttattattattattgataagtTGTTTAACTTGTTGTTGCTCTTTATTTGTAGTTTCCTGCACTGTATCAGCAAGGACCAACAAATTTATTCTTTGATTGGTATAGAATACTGGGATGGATGGCCAATGGTGTTTACTCCTCAATAGCCATCTTTTTCTTTAACATCATAATCTTCTACGACCAAGCATTCCGGTCCGACGGTCAAACCGCCGACATGGCCGCGGTCGGCACCTCAATGTTCAGCAGCATCATTTGGGCCGTGAACTGCCAAATTGCCCTAACAATGAGCCACTTCACATGGGTTCAACATGTGTTTGTTTGGGGAAGCATAGCCACTTGGTACATCTTCCTCTTCTTATATGGTGCCCTTTCACCAACATACTCCAAGAATGCctataaaatattggttgaatcTCTTGGACCTGCACCCATTTATTGGATAGCAACGTTCTTGATATCAGTTTCTTGCTTCCTTCCATATCTAACTCACATAGCTATCCAAAGATGTTTCAATCCCATGGATCATCATATTATACAAGAGATTAAGTACTACAAGAAGGATATTGAAGATAGACACATGTGGAAGAGGGAGAGATCTAAGGCTAAACAAGAGACAAAGATTGGATTCACTGCAAGAGTTGATGCTAAGATAAGACAGATTAAAGAAAAGTTACATATAaagcaacagcaacaacaacaacattctACACTTACCAGTTCAACAACCCAATCACCCTCCTTATTGTAACACAATTTTGGGTAACTTTTTTTAGGGACTTTTTATTAACCCATTCTAACTGTTTATATATATAAGTGATTTGTCAAACTGGGATGAACCAATTGATTAAGAGCATGGAGATCATTGTCCCAAGTTTTGTCTTATTGTTTTGCTTACTAGCTAGAAGGttacttcttatttttttttttatttaatctaAAGTAGTTAGGTGTTAGAAAATGGAAGCTAAATTTACAACAATCCTAGTTTTCAAATTAAGTTGATATATATAACAGTATGTTTATACTGTTGTAAATAGCAGTTTTTTATTTAATAGGTCAAAAATTGTTATTAAAATTAAACCACTATTATTTCTGGATGACATGAATGGTAATTTTAGAAAATGAGTTGATTTTAAAGATTGATTAATTTGTCAcgcaattattaattattaaaaacctCTCGTTAGTAAGcaaatttagttttcttttttagttcaactaattaaaattatatttggaTGGTGGGTAAGTATGTCAATTGTAGTTAGTAAATTTTTCTATTtagtaaattaatttttataattattttttttaacaagcaAACTCAATACAATAAAGTGGAGCGACAAAGAACCAAATCTCAAAAATTAACAtccaacaaataaataaatagaaatgaTTCTTAGTATCATTTTCGGCATAACCATCAACAACCAAAGAGATCTAAGCTATTTCACTCTCTATAGCGACAAAGATTTCTGAAAAATCTCTTCTACACCCGCTTCTTTATTATTAAAGATCCGTCTGTTCCTTTCTAGCAAAACGTTCCAAATAACGGCAAATAAAGAAGCAGATGAGCCACTTGTTGCGTTCCTCTTTTCTATTAATAATACTTGTCCAACTATCAAAGTGTTCTTTTATTGAACCCGGAGCAGACCACAACCTTTCAAAATTAAATAGCCATTCACACCACACTTGTCAAGTAAACTCACAATCAAGAAACAAGTGGTGAATATGTTCGACGCCTTTTTTACATAATACGCACATGTTATTATCACCATGTCTAATAATTCCCAACCTATGCAATTTTTCTTTAGTATTAACTCTTCCTATTAAAGCAAACCAAATAAATAACTCCACTCGTGGCGGAATCAAACCTTTTCATATGGTTCTGGTAAAACTATAGCTGGTGATATTCTCTGGGATTGTTTCTGACTGCATCactgcacaaaagagttagttaAAAAAAATGTCTTCTTTGTCAAACTTCCATACAACTCTATCTTGTGCATCATATGCTAGCTTTACAGGCATTAAAGTCTCATGTAATTGATCCACTAAATCCAACTCCTATTGGTATAACTCTCGCCTCCACTGGAAGTTCTAAATCtgctctaacccatcccaaaacccacaatctccTATAATAGATCCTctttggtttgaaacagagaagagtctCGAAAAATTCATCTTTAGTGAACTACTTTGTAACCAGACATCTTCCAAAAAATGAGTTCTCCTTCCATCACCCACCTCCATAGACAACTCAGCAATCATCTTTTCTCTCACATTACTATCCTTGAATTGCAGCTGACAGATATTCTTCCATGGATCCCCTCTAGGCAAAATCTAAACTGATAACATCACACTGGGGTTCAAGTTATAACAAGAGCATACAACCTTCTTCCATAATTGACACTCCTCTTTTGAAAAACACCACCACCACTTGAAGAGGAGTGTTGTGTTCCTAACCACGGCATCCCCCACCCCAACCCACCCAACTTTTTAGGAGCCTGATCCACTTTCTACTTAATCAGCGCCAATCCATTTCTACCTTCCTCTTTGCTTCATAGGAATTTTCGCTGCAATGAAATCACCTTATCTGCCACTGATTTCAGCATCTTATATAGGCTCAAATAGTACATCGTACCGGCAAGCTATTTAACACAGATTTAAAAAAGACTAATAACTTACCCGCTTTATTGAGCACTTTTGCCTTCCATAAGCTAAATTTCTCCTCTATCTACTTTATCAATTATCAGGTTTCAAGTCCTGACCAGACTTAGGTTCGCTCTTATATATAGAAATGCCAAGATATCTGACTGGAAGGTTAGCCTCCTTACATTCCAACAAGTTGCACATGTTGTAAGTTCACTGCTGATCATAATTGATTAGGATTAAACTTGATTTATCGAAGTTGATACTTAACCCTGACATCACCTCAAAACATCTTAGTAACCTGGCATAGTTTCTGATGGTCTCCTCCTCCGATGGACAGAACAATATAGTGTCATCTGCAAACTGGAGATATGACAACTCTATATTATCCTTGTCAACTAGCAAAGGCGAAAAACATCTGTTTCTGACTGCCTCCCCTAACATCTTATGCAGAAcatcaacaacaagaacaaacaaaaaagaagacaGTGGATCAACTTGTCTCAAACCCCCTCCATCTTAAAAGGTTTAGATGATGAACGTCATTTATCAGAATCGACATAGAAGCAGTACTAACACACTCCTTTACCCATTCCCTCTACCTCCAACCAAAACCCATCTTCTATAATACAATATTCACAAAGCTCCATTTTATCCGATCATAAACCTTCTGAAAATCTAATTTAATGATTGCCGCTTTATTCTTTCTCATCTTTAACTATTGTACTGTTTTAGAAACAATAAGTGCTCCATCATGTATTTTTTGACTCTTCACGAATACACTCTGAATCGTTCCTACTAAATCTGGTATTACCGATctcatcttttttattattactttAGAAATAATTTTGTATACGTAGTCTACTATCTTAATCGATCAGAAATTCTTAATCTCTTTGGGTCCAATAAACTTAAGTGTTAGGACTATCCACGTAATATTAAAGAGAAGACAACTTTGATGACTGAAAGTTTGAATGTTATGTTAGTGTGTTTAAGGATTAAATTAATGCTAATAAAATTGTTAGTGTGAATATATACCATAAACTCTTCTATTATGTAGAGATCATAATTTTCCCTTTAAAGATAAAGTAAGAGATTTTAGAAGTATATGAAATGAAAAACCTATCTACAATTCTACGTAACTACTGTGTTGGTcatgaaataaaatttaaaagatagaaTAAGAAGTTTTAGCTAATAAATTTTCCAAAGATTTATTTAATAAGGTGAATCCTATAGAAATTATNNNNNNNNNNNNNNNNNNNNNNNNNNNNNNNNNNNNNNNAATTTTATAACTGTTTGCACATTCTTGAAAAAAACTAAACTGATTTTAATGGAATCTACTCTATTCagtttttttaaaatgaaaattgaaaacttttcttttcaatattttattattttataatcttTATGTcgatatatatatttaaaaaacgAATATTTTAGAGAACAAAGAAAAGCAAGTAAAAGTTTATTTCTGTTAATAAAAAAACACAAATTGACTAGTTAAAACTGACTATTTTTTTGGGCTTTATTTTTTGTGGGAAAAGTATTTTTCGAACCTTGGTGGACCAAATAGAAAGATACTATTTTAATAGTGAGGATGTCATCCgtacaaaaattttttaaaattatgtatttgACCCAAAGCCTAATCAAATTGTAAACCGATTCAATTTGGTTGGTCTGGTTGGATTGGAATGATAAGACCCggtttattagtttttttttttttttgacgaaATGAATTACCTTTTCTcttgtaatataaataaaaggtaaataaaattcaataattaagcTCAAACACAGAGTTTAAAGCTTGAA from Arachis ipaensis cultivar K30076 chromosome B09, Araip1.1, whole genome shotgun sequence includes these protein-coding regions:
- the LOC107614947 gene encoding probable phospholipid-transporting ATPase 4, with translation MAHKRIRERLRRSALYTFACLGNRATEDDQPHALHGAGYTRTVHCNQPHLHEIKPPYYCKNDISTTKYNVITFLPTALFEQFRRVANIYFLLAALLSVFPISPFSPISMIAPLAFVVGLSMAKEALEDSRRFLQDVTVNNRKVNHHTGNGVFEPKAWKDIRVGDIVKVEKDEFFPADLLFLSSSYEDGICYVETMNLDGETNLKVKRSLEATLGLDSDETFKDFTGTIQGEDPNPSLYTFVGNFDYERQVYPLDPSQILLRDSKLRNTDHIYGVVIFTGHDTKVMQNSTRSPSKRSTIEKKMDLIIYILFAVLVIISVMSSVGFMIKTKYKAPNWWFLRPDNIEVQYDPQKLGLAGLSHLVTALILYGYLIPISLYVSIEIVKVLQASFINQDIHMYDEETGTAADARTSNLNEELGQVDTILSDKTGTLTCNQMDFLKCSIAGVAYGVRASDVEVAAAKQMASEVDKDGEESDVNENYSGSESAGSKRPPIKGFGFEDDRLMNGNWVKEANVDDLLLFFRILAVCHTAIPDYNEVTGSFTYEAESPDEGAFLAAAREFGFEFCRRTQSSVFIREKYTNPGQVVEREFKLLNLLDFSSKRKRMSVIVRDEEGNIILMCKGADSIIFDRLAKNGKKYLESTTRHLNEYGEAGLRTLALSYKRLDEEEYSAWNNEFQKAKTSVGVDREATLERVSEMMEKDLILVGATAVEDKLQKGVPQCIDKLAQAGLKIWVLTGDKMETAINIGFACSLLRQGMKQICITIPNLDAMPASDSTKEAIKDNILNQITNASQMIKLEKDPHAAFALIIDGKTLTYALEDDMKRLFLALAVDCASVICCRVSPKQKALVTRLVKEGTKKTTLAIGDGANDVGMIQEADIGVGISGVEGMQAVMASDFAIAQFRFLERLLVVHGHWCYKRIAQMICYFFYKNIAFGLTIFYFEAFTSFSGQSVYDDWYMILFNVVLTSLPVISLGVLEQDVPSEVCLQFPALYQQGPTNLFFDWYRILGWMANGVYSSIAIFFFNIIIFYDQAFRSDGQTADMAAVGTSMFSSIIWAVNCQIALTMSHFTWVQHVFVWGSIATWYIFLFLYGALSPTYSKNAYKILVESLGPAPIYWIATFLISVSCFLPYLTHIAIQRCFNPMDHHIIQEIKYYKKDIEDRHMWKRERSKAKQETKIGFTARVDAKIRQIKEKLHIKQQQQQQHSTLTSSTTQSPSLL